A segment of the Camelus dromedarius isolate mCamDro1 chromosome 34, mCamDro1.pat, whole genome shotgun sequence genome:
atataaGACACTGTAGAAGAATTTGAATCTACACAGCTCTTTTTTTAAGGTAAagattccttattttaaaaatattttttattgatatcaTATCATACCTTAAAGTTATCAATGATTTCTTAATATCATTAACCATTCACTGTTCACATTTTCCAgtttgtcttaaaattttttttaaacagtcattTGAATcaggttttaaataaaatttatacattgTGATTGGTTGATGTGTCTCTTGAGTCTCTTAATGTATGAGTTTGCCctccattattaaaaaaatttgagaTACAATTCATGTACCATTAAAATTTagccttttaaagtatacaattcattgatttttttatatattcacaaaattgtgcagccatcatcactATCTAAGCTTAGAATATTTTcgtaactcaaaaaaaaaaacaaaaacggcCTGCTCATTATCAGTTACTCTCAttgcctctctcccagctcctggtaaccactaatctactttctatctctgtctctgcttATTCTggatttttcatataaatggaatcatgtaagatgtggctttttgtgtctggtttctttcacttaccataatattttcaaagttcgCCCATATTGTAGcatattcttcatttctttttatggctaagtaatattccattgcatggaacAGGGAATAGAGTCAATATTTTGTCATAACTGTAAGTGGAAAGCAACCTTTAAAGAATTGGAGCAAGTGATAGTATTATTCTTCAGATTTCTTACGAGGAAATTTACCCCGTGTTCATTGGAAGTAAATcaattactgaaaataaaaatctgtttggTAGAGGGAAATTATTTATACAAGATAAAGATCAAACACTTTTCCAGTGTAAATTGTTTTTACCTAGCTGCTTGGAAATAAGTATAGTGGTAATTGTCTCCCAAGTACCCTAATGACCTGTTCTTGTTGGGTAAGGACATTGTGTTCGCCTATGATTGTTACAAAACTGTACTGATGTTTTGAAACTATATGAATATTTATTCCAATTGACTAACTTGTTTTTTCTTCAAGCTACTCACCTGTAGAGGACAGGTTTCTGTGAAGCTGAAAAGCCTGACCAATAGGGTGTTGATATTTCAGAGGTTGAGTCTTAGCATTGaagcttttaaaatgtgtagGTAGTCTTTTTGTTGCTTATACTTGTGAACTTTTGGGTTCCTGCAGTAAAGATACTGTTAACACTGTAGTTAATTTTCTTACTCCTTTGCCAATAGCATTTGAGGTCTCCTCTTCTTCTTAGGTGATTTATTTGTTCTGTTTAATGAAATACCAGACTGTGAAAAGGGGCTGTTGGTCTTGGTCATTGAGCAGTGTCAAAAGGTGTGTGAAACACTGagtcatttaaattttcattttacagattgtTTGCATGTCTGGAGGTAAGATAAGGTGGGATGGGAAGGTTAATTAAAGAGCAGAAGGTAAAATTTAGTTTGGCTCCATATTCAAggtagaaatgaaaggaaaggtcAGGGGCCTTGCATAAACCTTTAATCTGCCTGAAGAGACCTGTGTTTTGGCTGTGGAAATCTCTATTCCTCTTAGAAAAAGTTTAAACTATTCTTTATGTATCTGCCAAAGCAGAAAGCAACCTAGTTCTGAGTCACAGGGGATTCAGTAATAATGTATGTATGGacttagaaaaaattatttctttaccaAGTTTTTCTTTAGGTATGTTATTAAAAATAGGAGTAGTAGCTTCATTTTCCTCTACTTTAGCTTTATCTTATGAATTACATACTATAATTAAAAGAGCAATGAAGTAGAGTTTGAAAGTCAGCGTTCTAGCAGTAATCATGTCACTAAATAGCTGTGTGTGTCATTCTCTGGAAGATCTCAGGATACTGAGAAAACATgtgtaaagaaataattaattagtacttattcatatatatatgttcctggCAGGTGCTGTTGGCAGCAGCTGTCTGCACGAAAGCAGGAAAGGCTATTGTTTCTCGACAGTTTGTAGAGATGACCCGAACTCGGATTGAGGGCTTGTTAGCAGCTTTTCCGAAGCTCATGAACACTGGAAAACAACATACTTTTGTTGAAACAGAGAGTGTCAGATATGTTTACCAGCCCATGGAGAAGCTGTACATGGTACTGATCACTACCAAAAACAGCAACATCTTAGAAGACCTGGAGACCCTAAGGCTCTTCTCAAGAGTGGTAAGAACCCTTCTGTAGTACTGGGTTACAGTTTTTTGTTTAAGTTTTCTCCATGAAACTGTTTTTCCCCCAGAGCAGATGATGCTTATCATTTGCATACTCCATGCCCCCCAAACCCCACTCCAGCATCTTATTGCTACAGCTccttattcagtaaatatttaagtgtCCTTCTGGACTGTAGATATCCCAAAAGAGAATATGAGAACTGCCCTTTTGCTTCCTAATTCTTCAGCAGTTACTCTAACCTGCCTTTGTGGTTCTGACACTTGTTTGGCCGTATTTTTAGATAATGTTCTTTAGATAAGATTTGTTGATGTAGCCACACATATCCAAAGACTTTATGCCAAAATCTTGCTTAAAGAATAGAAAGAGCTAGTAAAGGGGTTTGGGTTTATTGAAATTTGTGTActttaaagaatgaaaacataactgctgatacattttaaatctttcttttccattgctcTCCATGACTAGATTCCTGAATATTGCCGAGCCTTAGAAGAGAATGAAATATCTGAGCactgttttgatttgatttttgcaTTTGACGAAATTGTTGCCCTGGGATACCGGGAGAATGTTAACCTGGCACAGATCAGAACCTTCACAGAAATGGATTCTCACGAAGAGAAGGTGTTCAGAGCAGTTAGAGAGGTAAACAGGGTTTTCTCTGAGACTGCTGGtttgtatgtctttcttttaGACTTCACTGTCTGACTTTCCTGTTTTCACTCACTAGTCTAGACTGTACTTACTCAAAGCTACATTCACGTACGTCTGTTTTCATAGACTCAAGAGCGCGAAGCCAAGGCTGAGATGCGGCGTAAAGCAAAGGAATTACAACAGGCCCGAAGAGATGCAGAGAGACAGGGCAAAAAAGCACCAGGATTTGGGGGATTTGGAAGCTCCACAGTATCTGGAGGCAGTACAGCTGCTATGATCACAGAGACTATCATCGAAACTGATAAACCAAAAGTGGCACCTGCACCAGCCAGGTATAATCCAGTGTGGCACCTCGAATGCAGCCCTAGAAAGGCAGATGAGTGCTCTATGTGTGTATCACAGAGGAATATCTAATTTCTGGGCAAACTTAAATAATGAGTGACTTGATGTAATAATAAATTTGGCTacgtaaaatggggataaaggAGAAACCTGAATGtggtgtttttccttttgtaaaagagTTCTTTTACAGATGATGGTATAATCTCAATTTCCTGTGAAGTTGCCTTGTTTTGGGAGAAGAGGAGATACTCAACTGTggaacatgtatttttaatttagttttcatGAATGGATTTCAGGTAGAATCTGAACTACCTGAAATTATATGCAAAAGTTTGTGCACAGATATATTTATCTGAATAGAAAGTACAAAGTTTTCATCAGATCATACATGTTTATAAAAGTATACCTTTGGTCCTTGGGTACTTGAAGCTTATATGTTAATTATGGCTCAGCTGCCAGTTCAGGCAGGGGATGGTCTAGTTGTCCACTCAACACCAGGAAGCTTGTGTTTCTCCCGTGAGGTATTCACATTCCTCTTAAAGAACAGCTTCAGGGAAAGCTTCAGTGATAGGGAGTtataattagtttttaatttttttaatcatgtgtgttttttcttatttttgtattcttccaCTTAGGCCGTCAGGCCCTAGCAAGGCTTTGAAACTGGGAGCCAAAGGAAAGGAAGTAGATAACTTTGTGGACAAATTGAAATCTGAAGGTGAAACTATCATGTCCTCCAATATGGGCAAGCGCACCTCTGAAGCAACCAAAGTGCATGCTCCACCCATTAACATGGAGAGGTAAGTAGTAACTCAGTAAAGACAGACTACctagtgttaaaatttttttttaaaattcttttcgtgtctttcaatttttctacatttaaaagaCTTAATGGTAAATTCTAGGTATTAACAGGaggccttctccctccccactccacccccaacaCCATTTAACCATGAGTAGGGCCTCTCAGCCGTCTATTTTCCATTAAGTTTAGAACTTAACCTTTTTATCAACTCTGCTGGCTAAATTAAACAAAAGTAACTTGTCTTCATGCCTCGTATGTACTTTGTTTCTTAAAATGGACTTGAATTAGAGGGCTAGAGCTGTGAAGACTACTACACtgtattttagcattttttttctaattaaattttaagGAGGACCAGTGTTTAATACAAAATTCGTAAACATCTTTAATAGCAAATTAACACATTATCCTTTGCCTTTTAAGTATTTGAACTTCGTATAGAATATTTTGATTTGTCTCTTATTTCAGGGCTGTGGTACTGGTTGGTAACATTTTTAAGTGGTAGTTGCCAAGTTTACATATTCATGACTCAGATTTCTTGTCTTGAAGCCCAGACCTTCTACTGTTACTGATAGTTTTGAGGTCAAGTGAAAGATGAGTTTGGGAGGATACCTCTATCAGGTGTGCATAAAAGAAGAGTATCTTGTATGTCTTATTAGTATGAAATGAACAGGGTTACATCAGGATAAATCTCTTAAATCACTAAAGCTCCTGTGCTATTCCTAGTGGTTGCTTTGAGTGAAATAGAGGTTtgacactattttaaaaagatgttggAGACCATCATTTACTAGAGAGGGCTTGAGACTCCTTTCTGAATGATGGAGTACTTCTTGAGCCTGGAGTATACATCTGTGAAGGTAAATGAGGCCTTGCATTGTCTTAAGATACACTCCTGTGTGGTCTTGAGTCTCATGCTTTTGTTTCTGGGAAGACTTAAGAGTTTGGACAGAACAAGGTAGGATGCCAGAATGGTCTTTTTTAAGCCTCTGCAGTTCACCCAGGTAGAAACAGTTTTAGTGAGGAATATGGATAGATTGTACTTAACAATTGCCCATAGCAGCAGCACcttgtattttacttattttaaaaattagattaacaaaacagaaacagactcaaacatagaatacaaacttatggttggcaagggggcagggggtaggaagggacagactgggatttcaaaatgtagaatagataaacaaaattatactatacagcacagggaaatatatacaagattctgtggtagctcacagcaaaaaaaaatgtgacgatgagtatatgtatgttcatgtataactgaaaaattgtgctctacactggaatttgatacaacattgtaaaatgactataactcaataaaaaaattaaaagaaaagactaaacaaaaaaaacccagtagaTTATACATTCATatagttcaaaattcaaaagtttcAAAAGTaagggagggagtgggaagggacagactaggagtttgagatttataaatactgacaggtatatatagaatagataaacaagtttatactgtatagcacagggaaatatattcaagatcttgtagtagctcatggtgaaaaagaatatgaaaacgaatatatgtactttcatatatgactgaaaatttgtgctgtacaccagaagttggcacaacattgtaaactgactataacttaaaaaaaaatgcagtttgcattgtaaaacctaacaacaacaaaaaagtttcaAAGGCTATTACAGTAAAACTTCTTCCCTGCACCCAACCATGcagatttctctttttaaaggtaACTAGTATTAACTAGTTTTCTGGGTTAACTATTAACTATTAGTTAATTATTAACTATTCTTCTGAGAGGGATAGTCTATgtatagatgaaaaaaaatttggtataatttctgtttttctcctttttatacaTAAGTGGTAGCATACTAGACACATTTTCTAATTGCTTTCTTGCTTAATTATTTTAGAGATAAG
Coding sequences within it:
- the ARCN1 gene encoding coatomer subunit delta, coding for MVLLAAAVCTKAGKAIVSRQFVEMTRTRIEGLLAAFPKLMNTGKQHTFVETESVRYVYQPMEKLYMVLITTKNSNILEDLETLRLFSRVIPEYCRALEENEISEHCFDLIFAFDEIVALGYRENVNLAQIRTFTEMDSHEEKVFRAVRETQEREAKAEMRRKAKELQQARRDAERQGKKAPGFGGFGSSTVSGGSTAAMITETIIETDKPKVAPAPARPSGPSKALKLGAKGKEVDNFVDKLKSEGETIMSSNMGKRTSEATKVHAPPINMESVHMKIEEKITLTCGRDGGLQNMELHGMIMLRISDDKFGRIRLHVENEDKKGVQLQTHPNVDKKLFTAESLIGLKNPEKSFPVNSDVGVLKWRLQTTEESFIPLTINCWPSESGNGCDVNIEYELQEDNLELNDVVITIPLPSGVGAPVIGEIDGEYRHDSRRNTLEWCLPVIDAKNKSGSLEFSIAGQPNDFFPVQVSFVSKKNYCNIQVTKVTQVDGNSPVRFSTETTFLVDKYEIL